In Alkalihalobacillus sp. FSL W8-0930, a single window of DNA contains:
- a CDS encoding type III pantothenate kinase, producing MILVMDVGNSSIVFGVYRENECIRSWRMATDRQKTADEYAVLVKSMFADVHITFSDISGIAISSVVPPIMHTLELMCKMYMNQTALIVGPGVKTGLNILYENPREVGADRIANAVGALTHYESPAIIVDFGTATTYCYINDKEQYVGGAISPGMAVSAEALYMRASKLPKIELTKPKSMLGKNTVHAMQAGTFYGYIGGVEAILSRIHKESRLAVKPKVIATGGLAELLAPESSMIDIVDPYLTLKGLKAIYEKNI from the coding sequence ATGATTCTTGTCATGGATGTTGGAAATTCATCAATCGTGTTTGGTGTATATAGAGAAAATGAATGTATTCGCTCTTGGCGCATGGCAACAGATCGACAGAAGACTGCTGATGAATATGCAGTTTTGGTCAAGTCAATGTTTGCAGATGTACATATAACGTTTTCAGATATTAGTGGAATCGCGATTTCTTCGGTGGTTCCACCCATCATGCACACGCTTGAACTGATGTGTAAGATGTATATGAATCAGACGGCGCTAATTGTTGGTCCAGGGGTGAAAACAGGATTAAACATCCTTTATGAGAATCCTCGTGAGGTTGGCGCAGATCGAATTGCAAATGCAGTTGGGGCGTTGACTCATTACGAGTCGCCTGCGATTATTGTTGATTTTGGAACAGCAACTACGTATTGTTACATTAACGATAAGGAACAATATGTCGGAGGGGCCATATCTCCTGGAATGGCAGTATCGGCAGAAGCGCTATATATGAGAGCTTCAAAGCTTCCTAAAATAGAATTAACAAAACCAAAATCAATGCTCGGTAAGAATACGGTTCATGCCATGCAAGCAGGTACATTTTATGGCTATATTGGAGGAGTGGAAGCGATTCTCTCCCGTATTCATAAGGAATCCCGTTTAGCCGTAAAGCCGAAAGTGATCGCAACAGGTGGTCTTGCTGAATTATTGGCACCCGAATCGTCTATGATTGATATTGTAGACCCCTACTTAACGTTAAAAGGTCTTAAGGCCATTTACGAAAAAAACATCTAG
- the hslO gene encoding Hsp33 family molecular chaperone HslO → MNDYLVKSTAFDGKVRAYALVATDMVNEAVRRQGTWPTATAALGRTMMASSMMGMMLKGEEKLTVKVEGGGPIGAIVTDSNAKGETRGYVSKPQTHFDLNEHGKLDVARAVGTTGTLSVVKDLGLREPFTGSVPIVSGELGEDFTYYFANSEQTPSSVGVGVLVNPDNTVQAAGGFILQLMPGADDAVIDEIEKRLSTIPPISKLVELGMPPEEILYSLLGEESVTIHEKTPVVFKCTCSKERIANAIISLGQAEITAMIEEDGEAETVCHFCNEQYHFTSAELEELNEQAV, encoded by the coding sequence ATGAACGATTATTTAGTAAAATCAACAGCGTTTGACGGAAAGGTTCGTGCGTATGCGCTGGTTGCAACAGATATGGTAAATGAAGCTGTACGAAGACAAGGAACATGGCCAACAGCAACAGCGGCTCTTGGTCGTACGATGATGGCAAGCTCAATGATGGGTATGATGCTTAAAGGCGAAGAAAAGCTTACAGTAAAAGTAGAAGGTGGCGGCCCAATTGGTGCCATTGTCACAGATAGTAACGCAAAAGGTGAAACGCGTGGATATGTTTCCAAGCCTCAAACTCACTTTGATTTAAATGAACACGGGAAATTAGATGTAGCAAGAGCTGTAGGTACAACCGGAACACTTTCCGTTGTTAAAGATCTTGGATTGCGCGAACCTTTTACAGGAAGTGTGCCAATTGTTTCAGGTGAGCTTGGTGAAGACTTTACGTATTACTTCGCAAACTCTGAGCAAACACCATCATCAGTTGGAGTTGGAGTTTTGGTTAATCCGGATAATACAGTTCAAGCTGCCGGAGGATTTATTCTTCAATTAATGCCTGGTGCAGACGATGCTGTGATTGACGAGATTGAGAAGCGCTTATCTACGATTCCGCCTATCTCTAAACTTGTCGAGCTTGGAATGCCACCTGAAGAAATTCTGTATTCTCTTTTAGGTGAAGAATCCGTTACGATTCATGAAAAAACGCCTGTTGTCTTTAAATGCACTTGCTCAAAAGAGCGAATTGCTAATGCGATTATCAGCTTAGGTCAAGCTGAAATTACGGCAATGATTGAAGAAGATGGTGAAGCAGAAACAGTCTGTCACTTCTGTAACGAGCAGTATCACTTTACAAGTGCTGAGCTTGAAGAATTAAACGAACAAGCCGTTTAA
- the cysK gene encoding cysteine synthase A produces the protein MTAVNSVLDLIGNTPLVKLNRLTTDQHADVYLKLEYYNPGSSVKDRIGLAMLEAAEEAGKIKPGDSFVEPTSGNTGIGLAMVAAAKGFKAILVMPETMSLERRNLLRAYGAEVVLTPGPEGMGGAIRKATELANEHGYFMPQQFENEANPAIHRSTTGKELLEQVDGQLDAFVSGIGTGGTITGAGGFLKEHFPELKVVAVEPKDSPILSGGSPGPHKIQGIGAGFVPKILDQDVYDEVVQVSTEQSFEFARKAAREEGILGGISSGAAIYAALEVAKKLGPGKKVVAIIPSNGERYLSTALYQFEEE, from the coding sequence ATGACTGCTGTCAATTCTGTTCTCGATTTAATTGGAAACACACCTTTAGTGAAATTAAATAGGTTAACGACGGATCAACATGCTGATGTTTATTTGAAATTGGAATATTATAATCCGGGTAGTAGTGTAAAGGATCGTATTGGTCTCGCTATGCTAGAAGCTGCTGAGGAAGCTGGAAAAATCAAGCCTGGTGATTCATTTGTTGAACCTACAAGTGGGAACACGGGAATTGGTCTTGCAATGGTTGCTGCAGCGAAAGGATTTAAAGCTATCTTAGTTATGCCTGAAACGATGAGCTTAGAGCGTCGCAATCTTCTACGTGCATACGGGGCAGAAGTTGTACTCACTCCTGGACCAGAAGGTATGGGTGGGGCCATTCGCAAAGCAACGGAACTTGCAAATGAGCACGGCTACTTTATGCCGCAACAGTTTGAGAATGAAGCGAACCCAGCTATTCATCGCAGCACAACAGGAAAAGAGTTGCTTGAGCAAGTAGATGGCCAGCTCGACGCTTTTGTTTCAGGAATTGGAACGGGCGGAACAATTACAGGTGCAGGTGGTTTCTTAAAAGAACATTTCCCTGAACTTAAAGTGGTTGCCGTTGAACCAAAAGATTCTCCAATCCTTTCTGGTGGTAGTCCGGGTCCTCACAAGATTCAAGGAATCGGTGCTGGGTTTGTACCAAAGATTCTTGACCAAGACGTGTATGATGAAGTGGTTCAAGTATCTACAGAGCAATCCTTTGAATTTGCTCGTAAGGCAGCAAGAGAAGAAGGTATTTTAGGTGGAATTTCTTCTGGGGCAGCCATTTATGCTGCACTTGAAGTAGCCAAAAAGCTTGGACCAGGCAAAAAGGTCGTAGCGATTATTCCATCAAATGGAGAAAGATATCTAAGTACAGCTCTTTATCAATTTGAAGAAGAGTAA